Within the Candidatus Poribacteria bacterium genome, the region ACGACACATGCTAACACAACTTCAAAAAAATAGCACTTACTTTTTACATGAGCCGAAAAAATTGTTGTCTTCTCCCGCAAATTCGTATAAAATAAAGCAAACTTTCAAGCTACGCCTGATTAAAGTTAGTTTCAGAATCACATTTATAGGTAAAGGAGCGTGTGATGACACCTGAAGTCGCTATACAAAAGCGGGAACAAATGATTGAAGAGGGGTTCTGCATTGTTGATAATGTTCTGACAGAGGAATTTCTACAGGAACTCCGAGACGAATCGGAACGACTGATCGCAGGACACGTAGAACCGGAAGATGTTATCTATCAAGGACAGCACGTCAACGTCCGCGGTGAGGATAACACGCATATTCAAAAATTGCTGGAGTGGCAACCTTCACGTGAAGCACTCGAACAGATCGGATTTGGCGATTTTGTATCATCGGGTGGAATCATTATTCTGACGAAGGAATCCGGGGGACCCCCGCTCTATTGGCATCAAGATTGGATGCGCTGGAACGATCCACTGAGTTGCGCCCCGTGGCCACAAACGATTTTCCTTAATTATTATCTTACAGATACGGATCGGGAAAATGGTTGTTTAAAGGTCATTCCGGGCACACACCGTAAGCGTATCGATTTACACGACATATTGGTGCCGGCGCATGAGCAGGGGGCGCGGTTCATTGATGAAGATCATCCCATCATGTTCAGTGATCACCCAGATCAAGTAGATATCTGTGCGAAAGCGGGGTCGTTGGTAATGGCGGATGCGCGCATTTTACACTCTGCCCACAGAAACTTTACCGACGTTCGACGCACCCTAATCCTCGCATGGCATAGCCGTCCGAATACTGTGCCGGACTATTGGGATAGAGAAATACCGGAAGTCGTTGCGAGTCGCGACGAAGACGCAAATTATCCGATGTCTCGTATTCCGGGCGATTTTTTACAGCCATAACACGGCGCGATATCTTTAAGATAGGGAGCGGCAATGATTCCGATTGACCTTTCCGATAAAGTAGCAGTAATTACAGGTGGTTCAGGCGCGTTGGGACGCGTGATGGTGAGGACCTTGGCGGAAGCGGGCGCGTCCGACGCGCATTATTGGCGTAAAGTCCCGATGCAACGGCGTGGAACTGCCCAAGAAATTGCCAACACTGTGCTTTTTCTGGCGTCAGACCTCGCGAGTTACATCACAGGTGCGTATATCCCCGTGTGTGGTGGGAATGTGATGCCGACAATTTGACAAATTCACTCTGGACGCAGATATTTGCAGAGGGAAACATGGAAAGACATACACTCGAGTACGAAGTACTAAACGACCACAATCCAGATGCGGAATCCGGGGGACACTGGGAAATTGAGGTGCACGCGAGCCCCGAAGAATTGCAGGCGTTCGCCGAAATGGGGTACCTTGTTCGGGAAGGGCTCTTTCAAGGCGTGGTACTCCAAAAATTGCGGGATGCTCTCGATCGTTTAGAGGAACGTGAGTCGGAAAAACGAGACAGTGCGATGGCTGGTAAACGGGGGTGGGGCTTCATTCCGCGTCATCTGATGGATAAGGATGAAGCATTCTTGGAACTCCTTAAATTCCAACCGACTTTATCAATTGCCCGTGCGATGATGGGACCCCTTGTCCGGTTGCGTGGTCTGAGCGCACGCATCAGTTATCCCGGTGATGATCGGGAACACCAAACGCCGTGGCACCAACATCTACGTGTCGTATCTAACCCGTTGCCACCGTGGTTTTCACGTCCACACTGTATTGATTGCCTCATCTATCTGGATGATCTGAACGAAGATACCGGCGCGGTCGCAGTCGTCCCTGGATCGCATGACTGGTTGGACAAGGCAACACCGAATAGTTACGAATCCGTGGAAAGTGAAGTCGAGCTACGAGTGAAAGCGGGGGGCGGCGTGCTAATCCACGGCAATCTCTGGCACCGGGGCTTACCAACGCTAAACGCCAAGCGGAGAATGTTAATTTTAAGTTATACGCCGACATGGCTCCGAAAATCACCCCACGGTGGCGCACAACCGGAAGATGGGTTGACCCACACCTTCCTTAAAGAGGCAGATTTGGAAGAACGGATGCTGTTAGGGGTCGGAGGATATTCCTAAACCACAACTTGTCAGTACCAACCGAATATGCTTTGTCTTAAAACAGGAGATCGGATCCAAGGGGTTTGACGCTGTGGCTAAAGACAGGAAAAAATTGTTGTTTTTTTATGTTTTTTATTATATATTGCAATCAGTTTGAGATTAAATGAACATCTCAAATTGTATAGGATCGGACAATGTTATGTCCATGAGAACGCCTTTTTAGCACTTTGATCTGTGGCAGGATAGAAGCACTCTTTATAGGCGTTTATACCCTTTTAGGAGCAACTTGGGGTATTGCAACCGTAACTTGGTGCGTTCCCAAGGAGGTATTCCTATGTCGCTTTCACTTATTTCGTCAAATCTATTCGGGAAAAGTTCGCCGTTTTCGCCTTTTGAAACATGAACGGTTTTAACAGCATACACTGATGACGTGTATCTCTTATTACACAAGGAGACTTCCAATGAAAACTGCGCTTACGTTCAGCTTAGTGATGTCAATCCTAATTTTGGTGGGACCGGTGTTGATGACCGATGCCCAAGTGGTCAAAGAGGATGATCTCATCATCTATTACAGTTTCAACAAAGACACCCTCAAGGGTGACGATGTGATTGATGTGTCCGGTAACGGGAATGACGGACTTATCAAAAACAACGATGTCAAATCGGTGAAAGGCAAAGTCGGGGAAGGCATGGAGTTTCCCGGCGTCGCAACGAGTTACATTGCAGTCCGAGAGCACCAATATGTCGATCCGATTAAAGAGTTTAGTATCACCGCATGGTCTAAGGCGGATCAGAGAGGCATGATTGCGTCTTGGGATCGGAGCGAATTCTTCCGTTTCGCTGTCGGTGATGACGTCGGTGGCAATATAGGCACAACCTTTGTTGCTTTTGACACCTGTTGTCCGTGTTGCCACGATTGGTTCGGTGAGACGGATGTTGCCGATGACAAATGGCACCATCTCGCGGCAACGTTCGACGGGAAAAAGCATCGAATATACGTTGATGGGAAATTAGATCAAGAGGTAGATGCACCCGCAAAAGTCATCGGCGCAGGACAAGCCCGGTATGGATTCATAGGGATTGGATCAGAGGCAGGCGCATTCGATGGTGGTACGGGACCGACATGGGCATACAAAGGAATTCTGGATGAGTTTATGTTGTTCCACCGTCCGCTGTCTGATAAAGAGATTGAACATCTTGCCAGTGGACCCGAGAACCCCTTTGATGTTGATCCCAAGGGTAAATTAAGCACAACTTGGGGGTACATTAAGGACCTTCAGTAGAAGTAGAAAGCGAATGGGCGGCATGACAAATGCCGCCCATTTTTTTGTTTTCCGAACAGGAATTTAGGCATCAGCTGCAGCGATTGCTTCTTGAACACCGGGCCATTCGTTCCAGATATTGGTGTAAGCATCATACCCGTTTTTCTCACAATCAATGTGTCGCAGCCGGAAAATGACGGCGTAGCGGATATCCGCTGCAGCGTTTGGTGCCGCCGTGTGAACGAGTTGGTGATGTGTGAGGACCACATCGCCTGCTTTGCCAACGATCTGTTTGGGCCCCTCCGGTAGTTCCGCCTGTGGCATCCCGTCCGCCAAAATCTCGTGCCCCTCTTTTTCGAAATAGTTAGCGAAGAAACTGTGCGATTTCGGCCAAACAGTGAAGTTCCCGCTATACGTTTCGAGGACATCCGCGAGATAAATCACAGCGAGTGCAGTGAATCCACGCCGATACACCCCTTTTGCCATTCCGTTTGTACCGCTCCCTAACCCGTCAAGGTGTCCGTGCGGTTCGTTTGGATCCACTTGCAACGGACCCGGGAAACGCAGGGCAATCTGTCCTGAACTCGGCGTTTGAACGTTCCCTTCACCCATCAATGATTCTGAAAGCTTGAGGATCGGTGTTTTATTGAAGAGATCGACGATCTCAGAGGCTTCACGAATTTCGCTGCAGTAGGATTGCGCCCGGTAGCGCTCTAAGTCTCCTTCGTTCATACCGACAGCACCGATGGAGTGATTAATCGCCTGCCGCGCTGCGTCTATCATAAGTCGCGGCACAACGCCGGGGATAGAGATATAGCCGTTCTCATAAAACTCTAATTTCTGTTTACGACTGAGCATATATGCTTCTCCATTTTGCGGGTATGCAAGCGTGCTACCCATTCAAAGTTTGTGATAGGTTCATTATAACATATCCAAAAGATTTTTTTCAAATATCAGCGTCGCTACGATTAGGACGCGTTAGTGCGTGAGGGCATAGACAACCGCATTGATACCCATCTGCAATGCGGCATTTGAATACTCCCGTGGGTATAAATCTTCTGCGGCATGTTCCCAGGCGTCTCCAAGGTCGGTATTGAAGTTGATCATCATCATCAACCGTCCATTGTCGTCATAAACCCCGCGACAGTATGCGGGATAACCGTCGTATCTCTCATAGGTGCGTCCACTAAAAAGTGAACGGAGTCCGGGAATCTGGACGAGTTTTTCGATTTTGAAGAAGCATCGGAAAATCGGATGGGATATCGGGATGTCTACCGGTTCTCGTTCTGGGAAAATCTTCTTGAATTCCTTGTAAAACCATGCCCATTCACGTTCCCCGTGGAAATCGTCAATGAAGATAAAACCTCCGCGTAAAAGATATTCGCGTAAATTCTGTGCCTCTTTATAGCTCAACCTGAGGCTTCCGACCTCCAGCATGTAAGCGAACGGATATTCAAACAACTCCGTCGCACCAACATCAATAATCTTTTCACGGGGATCGGCATCAATATTCGTCTGTTTGCGGAGTTGCCAGATAAAATTCCGGTCGGAGGCGGGCCAATCCACTCGCCAACTGCTGCGTCTTGTGAGTTGCCCCCCATATTTTAGACGGACGAAGGTGAATCTGTCCGAATCACCCTCTGAATTCGGCAGGATAACGGATAGGGCCGTCACAATGAAAATGGCTAACAACTGGATGGTTCGCATTTTTTCGGCTTGAAGGTCGGTCCAACGTCTGGGTAAAATTGAGTTCCGTTCTCTGAGCGAGAGTGTACCACAAAAAATGAATTTCGTCTACTCTTAAAAACTTTTGGACCAAACCGTCGTGACGTGGATACCTTTGCCAGATTCAAAGGCTCTTGCGATGTTGAGTCGAAAAATGGAACTATCTTCCCCAACTTGTAAACCGATGCCGATATTTCCTTTAGGATCGAAGGTATATGCTGGACCGGATACATTCCAGACCTGCCCCTCATCAAAGAAAACAATCGCAAATGCGTTGTTGAAAAAACGCCAACTTGATAGATTGGACAAACGATAATGGTATTCGATGTTGAGTAGAAACCCTCGGTCTCCTGCAAACGTGTATGGAGAGGACGTATATCCGCTCTTGTAAGTGAGTGGACCTTCAGATTCATCCTCCTGTTTTCTCCAAGAATATCCTCGGAGTCCTTCTATCCCATCAATGACAAATTGGCGTTGAATTGGGAGCGTTGAATCGGAAAACCCAAACAGGAACCGAGTTCGAATTCGGTTATTCTGTAGTCGGAAAGCATACCGAAGGTGCAACAGCAGGCGTGTGAAATCGAAATCGGAGCCTACGGCGGCATTGCTGTGTTCAATGAGAAATGTATTGTGCCATCCCAAGGCATTTGTTCGCGTCCTGAAATCGTATTGGAAGGTGAGGCTTCGCATCTGACCGGGGATTATGGGTGGATTTTCCCTGACCCGGAGGTGCGATCCCCAATTGGCGATAAACCAGTCCGTGCTTTTCTGCAGACTCGCGTGGGATTCTGTAACCATCGCCAATTTGAACGCGTGGGTCGGCATAATCGGTGCCCATCGCACGGCGAGCTCAGCCCCTTGTCGCAGATAGTAATTTTGAAGGTCAGGTATCCCAAAAACACGCTGAAAAATAGATTCATTCTCATTGTAGTTCGGAAACATTTCGGGAGCAACTGCATCTGTGAGGCGGTGAATTTGCGCTGTGAGTCCGAGATTCCAGATGTAGGGTTTTCCCCAATTCGCAGTCCCCCCCATGCGATAATGGATGTGTGGATTGCCGAACGCATAACTCGCCTTCCCAAAGAACTTTGAATTTTGATCGGTCGTTGAATTTCTGACACTCCACGCCCAGAGGGTCCCGATATCCTTTCGTTTGCCGAGTTCAAAACCCGTTCCGATTTCCCATCCCGTCACTCGATTGAATCCGAGACGTAGGGGCGGATTGAGACCGAGATACGTATTTGAAAGCGGTTTCTCATCAACAGTAATCGTCGCGATGTACTTGGAATTTTCTTCATTGATTTGTAGGTTGACCTCCTCAAAATAAGGCATCGCTTTATACAGGGTTTTGAGGGCTTGTTCGATATCTTCAGAACTGTTTTCGAGCGTCTGTTGAATTTGGGCATCCGATATCTTCTGATTTCCTTGGATGCGTATTTCGTGGATAGGCACATCCCCCGCTAAAAACCGTGTGCCTACGGCTGGAATTTGAGAGGCTGATCCTTGTGAAACCAACTTGCTAAGTGTATTATGGACGCGATTAACATCAGAACCAGAAATTTTCAGAGATTTCAGCACTGATAGGGTGCGTGTAATAGGAATATCTTCCACGGTGATTATCCCAAGGCGTTTGGCACCCTTTTCTTCGACGCGTAGAGATGCCTTTTTAGAACTGTTGAGGAGCACGCTGGTCAGAATAGGCATGACCTCCGTGACATCGCCAGATCCATTTTCAAGGATTTTCACAATATTGGAACTATCAATCCCCTCGACCCCTTGGATTTGAATGTCGTGAATTTGTTCACCATCAAACATCCAATTCCATGATTTCGCTAGTTCTTGGATTTCTTGTAGCGATGGGGATACCTCTTCAGAAGTATCAGTTGTAACGGGAGGTTCTGGTGTTGGATCCACAACTTCCGGTGTCGGGAGCGGTGGAGGGGGCGGGATTTCCAGATCGCGCTGTTTGAGGGACATCAGTTCAGGAATCTCAATACCGAGTTGATGGAGATTGAGGAGCAGCGCGCCGAGCTGCTTTTTCGGGATTTCACCAACGATATTTATCAGATACACATCATCGCCACTTTTAACGATAATGAAGATCCCCTGAAGGGATTCATTTACTTGGAGGGTATAGAGATGAAAATTGTCGTCTTTGACATTATCTTGAGGGGGATGTCCTAATACCTGCCAGCCGCGCACTTTTAAAACTTCTCCGTAATATTGAACAACTTCTTTAAGATTGACAGACCGACCTCGGTAACTGCGGAGACGTAAGGTGTCTATAGTGTTAAACAGCGGTGCGATATTGGAAGTCGGATCCTCCATCACGAGGGCAATCACACGCCTGTCCAAATCAAACTGGAATTCAGAGGGTGGCAGATTCGGACAATTAAAGGCGACAGTGCCGTTAGTGGACTGTGATTGCACTGCAGGATTCATGAGAAGCAGAAATGCTATGAATGCTCTTGTAATCGTATGTTTCATTTAGACGCTCCATTACTGATCATTTTCGATGTTCTTGAGACGTTGTTGGAGTTTTCGCAATGCTTCTGGGACGCGCGGTTTGCCGGGACGATAGATAACTTCCGGTGGTACGATCCTTCCGAGTATATATTCCTCCGAGCGCAAACGCCATGCCGGGAGTGTTATTGAAATGGAACGCTTGCTCTCAGAATAAGGTTCATTCGGAGGGGCATAGTACCACTGTAGCGCGATAGAGTATCGGGGTCCTTGGAAATATTGAATCTCAACGGGATATATACCTTTGGAGAGCGTTATGTGCTTACTCTTCCCGCTACCCTCGTGAATTCCATCGTTGTCCACGACGAGCACCCCGTCGAGATATAGTTTCGCACCGTCATCTGAGTAAAGCCCGAAGTGGTACACTCCGGGTGGGTCAATTGCTAACTCCCCTCGGAATCGGATTGCAAAATTCTCAACGACATGTTGCATTTCTGAGGTCGGAAATCCCTCGGTATAGTCTCGTTTAGCGATATCTAAGTTTGGTGTGACGAAGGTATAAATAGGGGTCAAAAGGTCGAAATTCGGCATTCTGTGGATTGGGCCACCTGGGACGTAGACTTCACCGATTAATCCATGTCCAGTTATCACATTTGTGTCAAAAATACCGAGTCCTGTGCCTATGCCCTCAAGCGTTGCGAGTCCGACATCCGCTGCGCCTGTCCCTTTTGCAAAGTGTTTTCCGCTCCCATATCCCCCCGTCCCGCGTCCATGGTGCCCGGGTCCACCAATCCCAGTGCCCCGCTGTCCCTCAGCGACAACGGGACCCGCCAGTTCCCCATCCTCACCAAGACTGGCGTTGGAGACAGGACTCGGGGCCTCTGATTGTGGAAGGTCGGCATGCGTGACGACATCGGGAATTACATCGGCATGAACGGGGGTTTTCGGAACGGTTACCTCTGGCGCATACGTCAGCGAAGCCGGGGAAGCGGGAGCTGATTCCGTCTCACTCACCTGTGGCACCACCGGGGTGCGTGGTGGCAAAACCCGTTGTCTCACCGGCTGCTCGGATTCCGG harbors:
- a CDS encoding phytanoyl-CoA dioxygenase family protein; the encoded protein is MTPEVAIQKREQMIEEGFCIVDNVLTEEFLQELRDESERLIAGHVEPEDVIYQGQHVNVRGEDNTHIQKLLEWQPSREALEQIGFGDFVSSGGIIILTKESGGPPLYWHQDWMRWNDPLSCAPWPQTIFLNYYLTDTDRENGCLKVIPGTHRKRIDLHDILVPAHEQGARFIDEDHPIMFSDHPDQVDICAKAGSLVMADARILHSAHRNFTDVRRTLILAWHSRPNTVPDYWDREIPEVVASRDEDANYPMSRIPGDFLQP
- a CDS encoding SDR family oxidoreductase, with the protein product MIPIDLSDKVAVITGGSGALGRVMVRTLAEAGASDAHYWRKVPMQRRGTAQEIANTVLFLASDLASYITGAYIPVCGGNVMPTI
- a CDS encoding phytanoyl-CoA dioxygenase family protein; this translates as MERHTLEYEVLNDHNPDAESGGHWEIEVHASPEELQAFAEMGYLVREGLFQGVVLQKLRDALDRLEERESEKRDSAMAGKRGWGFIPRHLMDKDEAFLELLKFQPTLSIARAMMGPLVRLRGLSARISYPGDDREHQTPWHQHLRVVSNPLPPWFSRPHCIDCLIYLDDLNEDTGAVAVVPGSHDWLDKATPNSYESVESEVELRVKAGGGVLIHGNLWHRGLPTLNAKRRMLILSYTPTWLRKSPHGGAQPEDGLTHTFLKEADLEERMLLGVGGYS
- a CDS encoding LamG domain-containing protein; amino-acid sequence: MTCISYYTRRLPMKTALTFSLVMSILILVGPVLMTDAQVVKEDDLIIYYSFNKDTLKGDDVIDVSGNGNDGLIKNNDVKSVKGKVGEGMEFPGVATSYIAVREHQYVDPIKEFSITAWSKADQRGMIASWDRSEFFRFAVGDDVGGNIGTTFVAFDTCCPCCHDWFGETDVADDKWHHLAATFDGKKHRIYVDGKLDQEVDAPAKVIGAGQARYGFIGIGSEAGAFDGGTGPTWAYKGILDEFMLFHRPLSDKEIEHLASGPENPFDVDPKGKLSTTWGYIKDLQ
- a CDS encoding phytanoyl-CoA dioxygenase family protein translates to MLSRKQKLEFYENGYISIPGVVPRLMIDAARQAINHSIGAVGMNEGDLERYRAQSYCSEIREASEIVDLFNKTPILKLSESLMGEGNVQTPSSGQIALRFPGPLQVDPNEPHGHLDGLGSGTNGMAKGVYRRGFTALAVIYLADVLETYSGNFTVWPKSHSFFANYFEKEGHEILADGMPQAELPEGPKQIVGKAGDVVLTHHQLVHTAAPNAAADIRYAVIFRLRHIDCEKNGYDAYTNIWNEWPGVQEAIAAADA
- a CDS encoding DUF4159 domain-containing protein; amino-acid sequence: MRTIQLLAIFIVTALSVILPNSEGDSDRFTFVRLKYGGQLTRRSSWRVDWPASDRNFIWQLRKQTNIDADPREKIIDVGATELFEYPFAYMLEVGSLRLSYKEAQNLREYLLRGGFIFIDDFHGEREWAWFYKEFKKIFPEREPVDIPISHPIFRCFFKIEKLVQIPGLRSLFSGRTYERYDGYPAYCRGVYDDNGRLMMMINFNTDLGDAWEHAAEDLYPREYSNAALQMGINAVVYALTH